The proteins below come from a single Halobacteriovorax sp. DA5 genomic window:
- a CDS encoding tail fiber domain-containing protein, whose protein sequence is MMKIFKKSYIHILCLQLLVTSCVPEIQRRENSRGEVQVSNISVQGDKLRIVGSSLHKVENIRITDKSGTTSDFSIGSQNEGEIIADALSNTLLPLNQILTMTLQSANGASTFTINVDLPDLGASHGQILQYNAITRKWAPANQPTSSVTSVNGKLGAVNLTVDDLYDTDTSGAISGSILKFNGTNWVIGTDEGGSSTNATSIHNRLVSNITPTDGQALVWSSSNSSWVPSTIASGGGGGTGEANTVYSTGGTSIFKQKVGSQLQFKGLSPSSDINITEGSNSLGLQISTANGANQLLRLDSLGRLPALDGSQLTGISGGGGGSGETNTMSTASGASIFKQKSGVDFVMRGILGSSDFVINESTNTVDFQINTANGANQLLRLDSSGRLPALDGSLLTGIAAGGGDTTLQSRDVSAAAPTNGQALLWNDVSQQWEPATITAGGAGGEVNTASSAGGEAIYQNKVGSNLVFKGLSNTTDISLTGNANDIQIGINTSNGAGQILRLDSFGRLPALDGSLLTGIAASASGDAVSLQTRDISSTAPTDGQVLTWNNSVSEWEPQTLAAASSDATTLQTRNVATTAPADGQALVWNNGTSQWEPQTIISGGGSGENNTISSAGGVSLFKQKSGVDLILKGLQGSTDFTVSGSTNTVDLQINTSNGANQLLRLDASGRLPAIDGSLLTGIAGGSSDATAIQSRTVSAVAPANGQALLWNSTSSQWEPTTIVTGGAGGEANTASSAGGEGLFQAKVGTNLVFKGLTGGSDITLTGNTNDVQINVTTANAANELLRLDAFGRLPAVDGSQLTGIATSDNTIQSRAVASTAPTDGQALVWNNTASQWEPQTISAGAGGESNTISSVGGASLFKQKTGVDLELKGLTVTSDLAITENVNDVQVGVNTSNGANQLLRLDASGRLPAIDGSQLTGIAAAGEVNTASNLGGSYGVFAQKNGSELQFKGFNFSTDFSISDVGDYYDITLLTSNAGGELLRLELDGKLPSLDATNLYNLPASDTTLQSRSVSPNPPSNGQVLTWNGTFSEWEPADLTVSGDDLGSHMATQNFQIGANYISYSGLDEGLYVNLGGNVGIGTNTPAADLHISDSHAEMKIQDSNVGISSEVNFTLLADGSEAGFALLNSNYDWAADFPDASWSDVMLFHSAPETANGMRMHAFAGDINLSVGDAILTDVLNVNGTNGNVGILTTTPSGSFALDVNGSVRGTAAFDSTSDERLKKKVTSISSEISILDKLSLLDGVYFEWRKDEFPQKNFKEGRDIGVIAQNVEKVFPEAVSRDENGYLSVAYAKLVAPLIEAVKSLFSISKDQGRDIASLEARTKKLEEENQMLKQALCEMNPKAKICQSKQSK, encoded by the coding sequence ATGATGAAGATATTTAAGAAATCATACATTCATATTTTATGCCTACAGCTACTGGTTACTAGTTGTGTGCCTGAGATTCAACGTCGTGAAAATTCACGTGGAGAAGTTCAGGTAAGCAATATTAGTGTTCAAGGTGATAAGCTTAGAATTGTAGGTTCAAGTCTTCATAAGGTTGAAAATATTCGCATCACTGATAAGAGTGGGACGACTTCAGACTTTTCAATTGGATCGCAAAATGAGGGAGAAATCATTGCAGATGCTCTTTCAAATACTCTTCTTCCTCTAAATCAAATTCTTACGATGACTTTGCAAAGTGCAAATGGTGCAAGCACGTTTACGATTAATGTTGATCTTCCAGATCTTGGTGCTTCTCATGGGCAGATACTCCAATACAATGCCATCACAAGAAAGTGGGCACCTGCTAATCAACCAACTTCTAGCGTTACCTCTGTTAATGGAAAGTTAGGTGCGGTTAATCTCACAGTTGATGATCTTTACGATACAGATACAAGTGGAGCAATCTCAGGCTCTATTTTAAAGTTCAATGGAACAAATTGGGTTATTGGTACAGATGAAGGTGGTTCTTCAACAAATGCAACTTCAATTCACAATCGACTCGTTTCGAATATCACTCCTACTGATGGCCAGGCACTTGTTTGGAGCAGTAGTAATTCTTCTTGGGTTCCTTCAACTATCGCAAGCGGTGGTGGAGGTGGAACTGGAGAGGCCAATACAGTTTACTCAACTGGTGGAACTTCAATCTTCAAACAAAAAGTTGGTAGTCAGCTTCAGTTTAAAGGTCTTTCTCCATCTTCTGATATTAATATTACTGAAGGATCAAACTCTCTTGGTCTTCAAATAAGCACAGCAAATGGTGCAAACCAACTTCTAAGACTTGATTCTCTTGGAAGACTACCTGCTCTTGATGGTTCCCAGTTAACAGGCATCTCTGGTGGAGGTGGTGGAAGTGGTGAAACTAACACGATGTCGACAGCATCTGGTGCTTCTATCTTTAAGCAGAAGTCTGGTGTGGACTTTGTTATGCGTGGTATTTTAGGTTCATCTGATTTCGTTATTAATGAGAGTACAAATACAGTTGATTTTCAAATCAATACGGCCAACGGTGCCAATCAACTTCTAAGATTAGATTCTTCTGGTCGTCTTCCGGCACTCGACGGTTCTTTGCTAACTGGAATCGCAGCAGGTGGTGGGGATACAACTTTACAATCACGAGATGTTTCTGCTGCCGCACCTACAAATGGTCAGGCACTTTTATGGAATGATGTAAGTCAGCAGTGGGAGCCTGCCACTATTACTGCTGGAGGTGCTGGTGGTGAAGTTAATACGGCCTCAAGTGCAGGTGGCGAAGCAATTTATCAAAATAAAGTAGGCTCAAACTTAGTCTTTAAAGGGCTATCAAATACTACTGATATTTCTTTAACAGGAAATGCAAATGATATTCAAATCGGAATAAATACTTCAAATGGAGCGGGACAGATTCTTCGTCTTGACTCTTTCGGACGTCTTCCTGCACTAGATGGATCTCTTTTAACTGGTATTGCGGCTTCTGCATCAGGTGATGCTGTTAGCTTACAAACGAGAGATATTTCATCAACTGCGCCAACTGATGGCCAGGTTCTTACTTGGAATAATTCTGTTTCAGAGTGGGAGCCTCAAACACTTGCAGCTGCAAGCTCTGATGCGACAACTCTTCAGACTCGCAATGTTGCGACAACTGCTCCTGCCGATGGACAGGCGCTTGTTTGGAATAACGGAACTTCACAGTGGGAGCCACAAACGATTATTTCTGGTGGTGGGTCTGGTGAGAATAACACAATCTCAAGTGCTGGAGGAGTTTCACTTTTCAAGCAAAAATCGGGTGTTGATTTAATTCTTAAAGGTCTTCAAGGATCTACAGACTTCACTGTTTCTGGTAGTACGAATACTGTTGATCTACAGATCAATACATCAAATGGTGCAAATCAACTTTTAAGACTGGATGCCTCTGGTCGTCTACCTGCGATTGATGGATCTCTTCTAACAGGAATTGCTGGTGGAAGCTCTGATGCAACAGCAATTCAATCTCGTACAGTATCTGCTGTTGCTCCTGCCAATGGACAAGCTCTTTTATGGAATAGTACAAGCTCTCAATGGGAACCAACTACAATTGTTACTGGTGGTGCCGGTGGTGAAGCCAATACTGCTTCTAGTGCTGGAGGAGAAGGTTTATTCCAAGCAAAAGTTGGAACGAATCTCGTCTTTAAAGGTTTAACTGGTGGAAGTGATATTACTCTGACAGGTAATACTAATGATGTGCAAATTAATGTAACAACTGCAAATGCGGCCAACGAGCTTTTAAGACTTGATGCTTTCGGACGTTTACCTGCTGTTGATGGTTCACAGTTAACTGGTATTGCTACATCGGATAATACAATTCAATCTCGTGCCGTTGCTTCTACTGCTCCTACTGATGGGCAGGCCCTTGTGTGGAATAACACTGCTTCTCAATGGGAGCCGCAAACAATAAGTGCGGGAGCAGGTGGGGAGTCTAATACGATTTCTAGTGTCGGTGGTGCTAGCTTATTTAAACAAAAGACAGGTGTTGATCTTGAATTAAAAGGTCTGACAGTAACGAGTGACCTTGCTATTACTGAAAATGTAAATGATGTTCAAGTGGGAGTTAATACTTCTAATGGAGCAAACCAATTACTACGTCTTGATGCTTCTGGACGACTACCTGCTATCGATGGTTCACAATTAACAGGTATTGCTGCCGCAGGTGAAGTCAATACGGCCAGTAATCTCGGTGGTTCTTACGGGGTATTTGCACAAAAGAATGGTAGCGAACTTCAATTTAAAGGTTTTAACTTTAGCACTGACTTTAGTATTTCTGATGTTGGTGACTATTACGATATAACTCTATTAACATCAAATGCGGGTGGAGAGTTACTTCGTCTTGAATTAGATGGTAAACTGCCTTCCTTAGATGCAACAAACCTGTATAATCTTCCTGCAAGTGATACGACATTACAATCTAGAAGTGTATCTCCAAATCCTCCTTCTAACGGACAAGTCTTAACTTGGAATGGTACTTTTTCTGAGTGGGAACCTGCGGATCTTACAGTATCTGGTGATGATCTTGGAAGTCACATGGCCACGCAGAACTTTCAAATTGGGGCCAATTATATTTCTTATTCTGGCCTAGATGAAGGTCTCTATGTAAACCTTGGTGGTAATGTTGGGATCGGAACAAATACACCAGCGGCCGATCTTCATATTTCGGACTCTCATGCGGAAATGAAAATTCAAGATTCTAATGTTGGAATTTCTTCTGAAGTAAACTTCACACTCCTTGCGGATGGTTCAGAAGCCGGTTTTGCGCTTCTTAATTCAAATTATGACTGGGCCGCAGATTTTCCTGATGCTTCATGGTCTGATGTCATGCTATTTCACTCAGCACCTGAAACAGCTAATGGAATGCGCATGCATGCATTTGCTGGAGACATTAATCTATCAGTTGGGGATGCCATTCTTACTGATGTGCTAAATGTAAACGGAACAAATGGAAACGTAGGGATTCTTACAACTACGCCAAGTGGGTCCTTTGCCTTAGATGTAAATGGATCAGTTAGAGGGACAGCAGCCTTTGACTCAACATCTGATGAGCGTCTCAAAAAGAAAGTGACATCGATCTCTAGTGAAATCTCAATTTTAGATAAGCTCTCTCTTCTAGATGGAGTTTATTTCGAGTGGAGAAAAGATGAATTTCCTCAAAAGAACTTTAAAGAAGGAAGAGATATCGGTGTTATTGCTCAAAACGTAGAGAAGGTATTTCCTGAGGCCGTATCAAGAGATGAGAATGGTTATTTAAGTGTTGCTTACGCAAAATTAGTTGCGCCGCTTATTGAAGCCGTTAAGAGTTTATTTTCTATTTCAAAGGATCAGGGAAGAGATATTGCTTCTCTTGAGGCCAGAACTAAAAAGCTTGAAGAAGAGAATCAGATGCTTAAGCAAGCTCTTTGTGAAATGAATCCGAAAGCGAAGATTTGTCAAAGCAAACAATCTAAGTAG
- the acnB gene encoding bifunctional aconitate hydratase 2/2-methylisocitrate dehydratase → MSNFLEDYHAHVEERAKEGIPPLALTKEQATEVVKLLESEPTQELLDLLKDRINPGVDPAAQVKASFLIGITKGAHTCSLISKEYAVELLGTMVGGFNLQGLTDIVAGSDEALAKLAAKELKNLPLAVNVFDDVKKLADGGNAIAKEIIESWANAEWFTNKPQVDESIKTVVYKVDGEINTDDFSPAPFAFTRADIPLHANVMGGSLFPEGPKQISDLKEKFNLPVTFVGDVVGTGSSRKSAINSLLWCIGDDIPFVPNKRRGGVIIGQTIAPIFFNTAQDSGALPIHGFDVSALTTGTVIEVRPLEGKILDEKGSELAKYDVAPETILDEYRAGGRVPLIIGKMLTDKARASLGQGTADDSGIFAKPHTTLAHEGQGYTLAQKMVGKACGVTGILPGTSCLPKMTTVGSQDTTGPMTRDEMTELACLKFNADLVMQSFCHTAAYPKPSDVITHATLPEYIRNREGVALRPGDGIIHSWLNRLLIPDTVGTGGDSHTRFPLGISFPAGSGLVAFAAALGVMPLDMPESVLVRFTGKLQPGITLRDVVNMIPYQAIQEGLLTVEKKGKKNIFAGRILEMEGLPDLKLEQAFELTDATAERSAAGSTIKLSRETVVEYLRSNVALMQSMIANGFGHVGTLERRIAEVNDWIENGELMEADANAEYAAVIEINLDEMKEPIVACPNDPDDVKKLSDVQGDKIDEVFIGSCMTNIGHFRAAATVLEGQGQADARLWICPPTKMDQDQLTREGFYAKFAAAGARLEMPGCSLCMGNQARVKDGVTVFSTSTRNFNNRMGKDARVYLGSAELAAIAAKLGYLPKPDEYLEMMQPLQGKDDSIYRYLNFDQMENFSIDEA, encoded by the coding sequence ATGTCTAATTTTCTAGAAGATTATCACGCACATGTTGAGGAAAGGGCCAAAGAAGGTATTCCTCCATTAGCATTAACAAAAGAACAAGCAACAGAAGTTGTAAAACTTCTTGAATCTGAGCCAACTCAGGAGCTTTTAGATCTTTTAAAAGATCGTATCAATCCAGGTGTTGACCCTGCTGCACAAGTAAAGGCAAGCTTTCTAATTGGTATTACAAAAGGTGCACACACTTGTTCACTAATTTCAAAAGAATATGCAGTTGAATTATTAGGTACAATGGTTGGTGGTTTCAACCTTCAAGGCCTAACTGATATCGTAGCAGGAAGTGATGAAGCACTTGCAAAGCTTGCTGCTAAAGAATTAAAAAACCTTCCTCTTGCAGTAAACGTTTTTGATGACGTTAAAAAACTAGCAGATGGTGGAAATGCTATTGCTAAAGAGATCATCGAATCTTGGGCAAATGCAGAATGGTTTACTAATAAGCCACAAGTTGATGAGTCAATCAAAACTGTCGTTTACAAAGTAGACGGTGAAATCAATACAGATGACTTCTCTCCTGCTCCATTTGCATTTACAAGAGCGGATATCCCTCTTCACGCAAATGTTATGGGTGGATCACTTTTCCCAGAAGGTCCAAAGCAAATCTCAGACCTTAAAGAAAAGTTTAACCTTCCTGTTACTTTCGTTGGTGACGTTGTTGGTACAGGTTCTTCTAGAAAGTCAGCAATCAACTCTCTTCTATGGTGTATTGGTGACGATATTCCTTTCGTACCTAACAAGAGACGTGGTGGTGTTATTATCGGTCAAACAATTGCTCCGATCTTCTTTAACACTGCTCAAGACTCTGGTGCTCTTCCAATCCACGGATTTGATGTATCAGCGCTTACAACAGGAACAGTAATTGAAGTTCGTCCACTTGAAGGAAAGATCCTTGATGAGAAAGGTAGCGAACTTGCAAAGTACGATGTTGCTCCAGAAACAATTCTAGATGAGTATAGAGCTGGTGGTCGTGTTCCTCTAATTATCGGAAAAATGCTAACAGATAAAGCAAGAGCGTCTCTTGGACAAGGAACTGCTGATGATTCAGGAATCTTTGCTAAGCCACACACAACTCTTGCACACGAAGGTCAAGGTTATACTCTTGCTCAAAAAATGGTTGGGAAAGCATGTGGAGTGACAGGAATTCTTCCAGGTACTTCATGTCTTCCAAAAATGACAACAGTTGGTTCACAAGATACAACTGGGCCAATGACAAGAGATGAGATGACTGAGCTTGCATGTCTAAAGTTCAATGCTGATCTTGTAATGCAATCATTCTGTCACACAGCTGCTTATCCAAAGCCAAGTGACGTTATCACTCACGCAACTCTTCCAGAATATATCAGAAACAGAGAAGGTGTAGCACTAAGACCAGGTGATGGTATTATCCACTCTTGGCTTAACCGTCTTCTAATTCCAGATACTGTTGGTACTGGTGGTGACTCTCACACTCGCTTCCCTCTTGGAATTTCATTCCCAGCAGGATCAGGGCTTGTCGCATTTGCTGCAGCACTTGGTGTTATGCCACTTGATATGCCAGAATCAGTTCTTGTACGTTTCACAGGAAAGTTACAACCAGGTATCACTCTTCGTGACGTTGTTAACATGATTCCTTACCAAGCAATTCAAGAAGGCCTACTAACTGTAGAAAAGAAAGGTAAGAAAAATATTTTTGCTGGTCGTATTCTAGAAATGGAAGGTCTTCCAGATCTTAAACTTGAGCAAGCATTCGAACTTACTGATGCAACTGCAGAAAGAAGTGCTGCTGGTTCAACAATTAAACTAAGCCGTGAAACAGTAGTTGAATACTTAAGATCAAACGTTGCTCTTATGCAGTCAATGATCGCAAACGGTTTTGGACACGTTGGAACACTAGAGAGACGTATCGCAGAAGTTAATGATTGGATTGAAAATGGTGAGCTGATGGAAGCGGATGCAAACGCTGAGTACGCTGCTGTTATCGAAATCAATCTTGATGAAATGAAAGAGCCAATCGTTGCTTGTCCAAACGATCCAGATGACGTTAAGAAACTAAGCGATGTTCAAGGTGATAAAATTGATGAAGTATTCATCGGTTCTTGTATGACAAATATCGGTCACTTCAGAGCGGCAGCAACTGTTCTTGAAGGTCAAGGTCAAGCTGATGCAAGACTTTGGATTTGTCCTCCAACAAAAATGGATCAAGATCAACTAACAAGAGAAGGTTTCTACGCGAAGTTCGCTGCTGCTGGTGCTAGACTTGAAATGCCAGGTTGTTCACTATGTATGGGTAACCAAGCACGTGTTAAAGATGGTGTAACAGTGTTCTCAACTTCAACTCGTAACTTCAATAACCGTATGGGTAAAGATGCTCGTGTTTACTTAGGATCTGCTGAGCTTGCTGCTATCGCTGCAAAACTTGGTTACCTACCAAAACCAGATGAGTACCTAGAGATGATGCAACCACTTCAAGGTAAGGACGATTCAATCTATCGTTACCTAAACTTTGATCAGATGGAAAATTTCTCAATTGATGAAGCTTAA
- the pepD gene encoding beta-Ala-His dipeptidase — protein sequence MNQSRVDQLSPKYVWSNFQKLLDTPRPSYHEEAVQTLLLLFGKSLGLETYRDEVNNVIIKKPGQLGGENSAPIILQGHLDMVAQKNEGNSHDFKIDPITTIIDGDWVRANGTTLGADNGIGCAFAMGLLESKDIAHPPLECVFTACEEAGMHGAIGLKGDHFEGKIMLNLDTEEEDELIIGCAGGVDLIFEKEFNQIAAKGVRQRIAIKGLKGGHSGIDIHRGRLNANKLIPNVFAGVDDIQLVSIKGGSLRNAIAREAFVDFYTSEVNLPKIRENFESLWEKNQHAEGGLKFELATLNEEANALSIEDSKLVLSAISNCQHGVKAWDQHFEGVVETSTNLGVITLEAGKFNMANLIRSASEEARDNFAQEMISAQKDLDGKAILEGAYPGWKPNPESKILSITGEVFKDLRGKAPKISSIHAGLECGILSKAMPDVDIISFGPTITGAHSPDEQVSIASVEKTWLLFLEVVKRLM from the coding sequence ATGAATCAATCACGTGTCGATCAATTAAGTCCAAAATATGTTTGGTCAAATTTTCAAAAATTACTAGATACTCCTAGGCCTAGCTACCACGAAGAGGCAGTACAAACTTTATTACTTCTATTTGGAAAGAGTTTAGGTTTAGAAACATATCGTGACGAAGTAAATAATGTCATTATCAAAAAGCCTGGTCAGCTAGGGGGGGAGAACTCTGCTCCTATTATCCTTCAAGGCCATCTTGATATGGTTGCTCAAAAAAATGAAGGTAACTCACATGATTTCAAAATAGATCCTATCACGACGATTATCGATGGTGATTGGGTACGTGCAAATGGAACAACTCTAGGTGCGGATAATGGTATTGGTTGTGCCTTTGCGATGGGACTTCTTGAAAGTAAAGATATTGCACACCCTCCATTAGAATGTGTTTTTACAGCTTGTGAAGAAGCAGGAATGCATGGAGCAATTGGGCTAAAGGGTGATCACTTCGAAGGTAAGATTATGCTTAATCTTGATACCGAAGAAGAAGATGAGCTAATTATTGGATGTGCCGGTGGTGTTGATTTAATTTTTGAAAAAGAATTTAATCAAATAGCTGCTAAAGGCGTACGTCAAAGAATTGCAATTAAAGGTTTAAAAGGTGGACACTCTGGAATTGATATTCACCGTGGCCGTCTTAATGCAAATAAGTTAATCCCAAATGTTTTTGCAGGCGTTGATGATATCCAACTTGTATCAATAAAGGGCGGCTCTTTAAGAAATGCCATTGCAAGAGAAGCTTTTGTTGACTTCTATACAAGCGAAGTGAACCTTCCAAAGATTCGTGAAAACTTTGAATCTCTTTGGGAGAAAAATCAACATGCAGAAGGTGGCCTAAAATTTGAATTGGCCACTTTAAATGAAGAAGCAAATGCTCTTTCAATTGAGGACTCTAAGCTAGTCCTATCTGCAATTAGTAATTGTCAACACGGTGTAAAAGCTTGGGATCAACACTTTGAAGGTGTCGTGGAGACATCGACAAACTTAGGTGTTATCACTCTTGAAGCTGGAAAGTTTAATATGGCAAATCTCATTCGTAGTGCGAGTGAAGAGGCGAGAGATAACTTTGCTCAAGAAATGATTTCAGCTCAAAAAGATCTCGATGGGAAGGCCATTCTTGAAGGAGCATATCCTGGATGGAAACCAAATCCAGAATCTAAGATTCTTTCAATTACAGGAGAGGTCTTTAAAGACTTAAGAGGTAAAGCTCCTAAGATTTCATCTATTCACGCAGGCCTTGAATGTGGAATCCTTTCTAAAGCGATGCCAGATGTAGACATCATTAGCTTTGGCCCGACGATTACTGGTGCCCATTCTCCTGATGAGCAAGTTTCAATTGCTTCAGTTGAAAAGACTTGGCTTTTATTTTTAGAAGTCGTTAAAAGGCTAATGTAA
- a CDS encoding 1,4-dihydroxy-2-naphthoyl-CoA synthase, whose amino-acid sequence MVSDIFDPSAWKEVEGFDFKDITYHRAVDQGTVRIAFNRPECRNAFRPQTVDELYRALDHARMWSDVGVVLITGNGPSPKDGGWAFCSGGDQRIRGKDGYKYVDGDGTPDPAKLGRLHILEVQRLIRFMPKVVVAVVPGWAVGGGHSLHVVCDMTIASKEHAIFKQTDPDVASFDSGYGSAYLARQCGQKRAREIFFCGFNYSAEEAFQMGMVNKVVPHADLEKVALEWAKEMNSKSPTAMRMLKFGFNLLDDGLVGQQLFAGEATRLAYGTAEAQEGRDAFVEKREKDFSQFPWHY is encoded by the coding sequence ATGGTTTCAGATATTTTTGACCCAAGTGCTTGGAAAGAAGTTGAAGGCTTCGATTTCAAGGACATTACATACCACCGCGCTGTAGATCAAGGGACAGTTAGGATTGCATTCAATCGTCCAGAGTGTCGCAACGCATTTAGGCCTCAAACTGTTGATGAACTTTACCGCGCCTTAGATCACGCAAGAATGTGGAGTGATGTTGGTGTTGTTCTTATTACAGGAAACGGGCCATCACCAAAAGATGGTGGTTGGGCATTCTGCTCAGGTGGCGATCAAAGAATTCGTGGAAAAGACGGATATAAATATGTTGATGGTGACGGAACTCCAGACCCAGCAAAACTTGGAAGACTTCACATCCTTGAAGTGCAAAGACTAATTCGTTTTATGCCAAAAGTAGTTGTTGCAGTAGTTCCTGGATGGGCAGTTGGTGGTGGACATTCACTTCACGTAGTTTGTGACATGACGATCGCTTCAAAAGAGCATGCAATCTTTAAACAAACGGATCCAGACGTTGCTTCATTTGACTCTGGTTACGGTTCAGCATATCTTGCTCGTCAATGTGGACAAAAACGTGCACGTGAAATCTTCTTCTGTGGTTTCAACTATAGCGCCGAAGAAGCATTTCAAATGGGTATGGTAAATAAAGTTGTTCCTCATGCAGACCTTGAGAAGGTTGCGCTTGAGTGGGCCAAAGAGATGAATTCAAAGTCACCAACAGCAATGCGTATGCTTAAATTTGGATTCAATCTTCTTGATGATGGTTTAGTTGGTCAACAGCTTTTTGCTGGTGAAGCAACTCGACTAGCTTACGGAACTGCTGAAGCACAAGAAGGCCGTGATGCTTTCGTTGAAAAGCGTGAAAAAGACTTCTCACAATTTCCTTGGCATTACTAA
- a CDS encoding NirD/YgiW/YdeI family stress tolerance protein, whose amino-acid sequence MNKLFLTTLIFILTSCGSSKTFLGQKQGSVYSSTILKRNPSDGAEVALKARIHKKLKNNYYLVQDQEGMILVRIPEKLFGLDTDYNYQTLFLLKGETDNESKHFYVEIEELEVIKP is encoded by the coding sequence ATGAATAAATTATTCCTTACCACGCTAATTTTTATTTTAACTTCTTGTGGCAGTTCAAAAACATTTTTGGGCCAAAAACAAGGAAGTGTATACTCTTCGACAATATTAAAGAGAAACCCTAGTGATGGTGCAGAAGTTGCTTTAAAAGCACGAATTCATAAGAAGCTCAAAAATAACTACTACCTCGTTCAAGACCAAGAGGGCATGATTCTCGTGAGAATTCCTGAGAAGTTATTTGGCCTAGATACTGACTATAATTATCAAACCCTCTTTCTACTGAAGGGTGAAACAGATAACGAATCAAAGCACTTCTATGTTGAAATAGAAGAGCTTGAAGTCATTAAGCCTTAG
- a CDS encoding globin domain-containing protein, with translation MNFDKDLIIESFARIEPNLKNFTNAFFDNVVILEPGMQKVFAHADREQLKASFIRALSITINNLKNPEYLKYYLQGLGGNQIKYEVSETYFPIFEEAFIQTLMLFHMNSWTPKLETAWRDCFYYIAEYISDGMVDATLRREFEEFLEKKEHVDSFKKAA, from the coding sequence ATGAATTTTGACAAGGATCTGATTATTGAATCATTTGCGAGAATTGAGCCCAATTTAAAAAATTTCACAAATGCTTTCTTTGATAATGTCGTTATTCTCGAACCAGGTATGCAGAAAGTATTTGCTCATGCTGATCGAGAGCAACTAAAGGCATCCTTTATTAGGGCCCTAAGTATAACAATAAATAATTTAAAGAACCCGGAATACCTGAAATACTACCTGCAGGGACTTGGCGGAAACCAGATTAAATACGAAGTTTCAGAGACTTATTTTCCAATATTTGAAGAAGCCTTCATTCAAACATTAATGCTTTTTCATATGAATTCTTGGACTCCTAAACTAGAGACAGCATGGCGCGATTGCTTCTACTATATCGCAGAGTATATTTCTGACGGCATGGTGGATGCGACCCTGCGTAGAGAGTTTGAAGAATTTTTAGAGAAGAAAGAACATGTCGACTCTTTTAAAAAGGCAGCCTAA
- a CDS encoding ABC transporter ATP-binding protein, whose amino-acid sequence MKVLAVNNLTYNFDQKSICQFDKISFDLHKGEVLTLLGPSGTGKTTLFNILTGKLTPLSGEVEKAENLKIEMVSGVDNLNWDLTVFENIESHLLAHEPSADTNRVRDMIEIFGLEYKDHKKLDQLSAGQLQRLLFARSMVVAPDVLLLDEPFSNIDEFLKATLCHEIFEIFKENEISLLFVTHNLKEAYSLSDRIIYLSGAKLQTYQRPQDFYDRPLSIDAARFGGMINLVAGPITERKGERVVVKNDFGQFEVTDNLKTNNQFVYLAFRPKYLKLVEGEGQLKGRVKSIIRHGEYDFVEVATMNAKILRFQLADSSKVSIGSQVKLAIDLENAFLLPV is encoded by the coding sequence ATGAAAGTATTAGCGGTAAATAATTTAACTTATAATTTTGATCAAAAATCAATTTGTCAGTTTGATAAGATCTCTTTCGATCTCCATAAGGGTGAGGTTTTAACACTTCTTGGTCCTTCTGGAACAGGCAAGACGACTTTATTTAATATTCTTACGGGAAAGCTAACTCCCTTAAGTGGAGAAGTTGAGAAGGCCGAGAACTTAAAAATTGAGATGGTTTCAGGTGTTGATAATCTTAACTGGGACCTAACGGTTTTTGAAAATATTGAAAGTCATTTACTGGCCCATGAGCCAAGTGCTGATACGAATCGCGTACGTGATATGATTGAAATCTTTGGCCTTGAATATAAAGATCATAAGAAGCTCGATCAACTTTCGGCGGGACAATTGCAAAGACTTCTTTTTGCGAGATCAATGGTTGTCGCACCAGACGTTCTTTTACTAGATGAACCATTTTCTAATATTGATGAATTTCTAAAGGCTACCTTGTGCCATGAAATTTTTGAAATTTTCAAAGAAAATGAAATCTCATTACTTTTTGTCACTCACAACTTGAAAGAAGCTTATTCATTAAGTGATCGAATTATTTATCTTAGTGGTGCAAAACTTCAAACATATCAAAGGCCTCAAGACTTCTATGACAGGCCACTCTCAATTGATGCCGCTCGTTTCGGGGGAATGATTAATCTCGTTGCAGGACCAATCACAGAGAGGAAAGGTGAGCGTGTCGTTGTTAAGAACGACTTTGGTCAATTTGAAGTAACTGATAATCTCAAAACAAATAATCAATTTGTTTATCTGGCCTTTCGTCCAAAATACCTAAAGCTTGTTGAAGGTGAGGGACAACTAAAAGGACGAGTTAAGTCGATAATTAGGCACGGAGAGTATGACTTTGTTGAAGTTGCGACAATGAACGCAAAAATTCTAAGATTCCAATTGGCCGACTCTTCTAAAGTGAGCATTGGCTCACAAGTTAAACTAGCTATTGATCTTGAGAATGCCTTTCTTTTACCGGTTTAA